A single genomic interval of Pomacea canaliculata isolate SZHN2017 linkage group LG5, ASM307304v1, whole genome shotgun sequence harbors:
- the LOC112564562 gene encoding uncharacterized protein LOC112564562 — MSWMSADMRRMLIVLHLLLLCMLKMAASNKLEICTPGKGYDCAVNATCVDRHCDCDLPLKGNGFLQCVHQEQMLCTVAEDLQVTAFQGASAHIYLPCRYRIAEFYTRYNGSDMATHYCFFRVSGFNKIKDGHQHLGGFELIFFTMNNLKEEGFMKGFLKFSIDSLGIHSGNDTHYLGDLLRWTGRI; from the exons ATGTCGTGGATGTCAGCAGACATGAGAAGGATGCTTATAGTTCTTCACTTACTTCTCTTGTGCATGTTGAAAATGGCTGCTTCCAATAAGCTTG AGATTTGTACCCCGGGTAAAGGCTACGATTGTGCAGTCAACGCCACGTGTGTCGATCGCCATTGTGATTGTGATCTGCCTCTGAAAGGGAATGGGTTTTTACAGTGTGTGCACCAGG AGCAGATGCTGTGCACGGTGGCAGAGGACTTGCAAGTGACGGCCTTCCAAGGAGCCAGTGCCCACATCTACCTTCCTTGTCGCTATCGCATCGCTGAGTTCTACACCCGTTACAACGGATCTGACATGGCCACCCACTATTGTTTCTTTAGAGTTTCAGGCTTTAACAAAATCAAGGACGGCCACCAACATCTTGGTGGCTTTGAACTGATTTTCTTCACAATGAACAATCTGAAGGAAGAAGGCTTCATGAAAGGGTTCTTAAAATTCTCTATAGACTCG CTTGGAATACACAGCGGCAATGACACCCATTATCTTGGGGATCTTCTGAGATGGACTGGAAGGATCTGA